A stretch of the Oceanicola sp. D3 genome encodes the following:
- a CDS encoding MAPEG family protein has product MFAVTSIYAGLLAVFFVGLSYAVTVRRRSRGISLGDGEDKRLRALSRAQGNCAEYAPLGILLLALCEAQGAPTVALHLLGIMLFAGRLLHARALLGPKMNLPFRVSGMVLTFLALLLMGFGLLLHSLF; this is encoded by the coding sequence ATGTTCGCCGTCACATCCATCTACGCTGGCCTGCTGGCGGTGTTCTTCGTGGGCCTCAGCTATGCCGTCACCGTCCGGCGGCGCAGCCGGGGCATTTCGCTGGGAGACGGCGAAGACAAGCGCTTGCGGGCGCTCTCTCGCGCACAGGGCAATTGCGCCGAATACGCGCCGCTCGGCATCCTGCTGCTGGCGCTCTGCGAGGCGCAGGGCGCGCCCACCGTTGCCCTGCACCTCCTCGGCATCATGCTCTTCGCAGGCCGCCTGCTCCACGCCCGCGCCCTGCTTGGTCCAAAGATGAACCTGCCCTTCCGCGTCAGCGGCATGGTGCTGACATTTCTCGCGCTCCTGCTGATGGGCTTCGGCCTCTTGCTGCACAGCCTGTTTTGA
- the hisB gene encoding imidazoleglycerol-phosphate dehydratase HisB, with amino-acid sequence MRKASVTRETAETAITVEIDLDGTGSYVNSTGVGFFDHMLDQLARHALIDMKVQAKGDLHIDDHHTVEDVGITLGQALTQAMGDKRGITRYGSCLLPMDDALVRAALDLSGRPYLVWNVDLPTAKIGSFDSELVREFFQAFSTHGGITLHVDALHGINSHHIAEATFKAVARALRDALEADPRKADAIPSTKGTL; translated from the coding sequence ATGCGCAAAGCCAGCGTCACCCGCGAAACTGCGGAAACCGCGATCACCGTCGAAATCGACCTCGACGGCACCGGCAGCTATGTCAATTCCACCGGGGTTGGCTTCTTTGATCACATGCTCGATCAACTGGCCCGCCACGCGCTGATCGACATGAAAGTTCAAGCCAAAGGCGATCTCCACATCGACGATCACCACACCGTCGAAGACGTGGGCATCACGCTGGGCCAAGCCCTCACCCAAGCCATGGGCGACAAGCGCGGCATCACCCGCTACGGAAGCTGCCTGCTGCCGATGGACGACGCCCTCGTGCGCGCCGCGCTCGATCTTTCGGGCCGCCCCTATCTTGTCTGGAACGTCGATCTTCCGACAGCCAAGATCGGCAGCTTCGATTCCGAGCTGGTGCGCGAGTTCTTTCAGGCCTTCAGCACCCACGGCGGCATCACCCTGCACGTCGACGCCCTGCACGGGATCAACAGCCACCACATCGCAGAGGCCACCTTCAAGGCCGTCGCCCGCGCCCTGCGCGATGCGCTGGAGGCTGACCCGCGCAAGGCCGATGCGATCCCTTCCACCAAGGGCACGCTCTAG
- the hisH gene encoding imidazole glycerol phosphate synthase subunit HisH: protein MRTVLIDYDSGNLHSAEKAFQRMASEEGAGEVIVTSHAEEVARADRIVLPGDGAYPSCRTALAARPGMIEAITEHVETQGRPFMGICIGMQMMSTRGREHANTPGFGWIPGEVVPIAPADPALKVPHMGWNDLVLEGAHPCLEGVETGDHAYFVHSYHLQTEHPAHRLAHADYAGAVTAIVGEGTRFGTQFHPEKSQATGLRIIANFLKWAP from the coding sequence ATGCGCACCGTCCTCATCGACTATGACAGCGGCAACCTGCACTCCGCCGAAAAGGCCTTCCAACGCATGGCCTCCGAGGAGGGCGCGGGCGAGGTCATCGTCACTTCCCACGCCGAAGAGGTTGCGCGGGCCGACCGCATCGTGCTGCCCGGTGATGGGGCCTACCCCTCCTGCCGCACGGCCCTGGCCGCCCGTCCGGGCATGATCGAGGCAATCACCGAGCACGTCGAGACACAGGGCCGCCCGTTCATGGGCATCTGTATCGGCATGCAGATGATGTCCACGCGGGGCCGCGAGCACGCGAATACGCCGGGCTTTGGCTGGATCCCCGGCGAGGTGGTGCCCATCGCACCCGCCGATCCGGCGCTGAAGGTGCCGCATATGGGCTGGAACGACTTGGTGCTCGAAGGTGCGCACCCCTGTCTTGAGGGTGTGGAAACCGGCGATCACGCCTATTTCGTACACAGCTATCACCTGCAAACCGAGCACCCCGCCCATCGCCTTGCGCATGCGGATTACGCCGGCGCGGTAACGGCGATCGTTGGCGAAGGCACACGTTTCGGCACCCAGTTCCACCCCGAAAAGAGCCAAGCCACCGGGCTGCGCATCATCGCCAACTTCCTCAAATGGGCTCCATGA
- a CDS encoding adenine nucleotide alpha hydrolase, with protein MTAAIGWSSGKDACMALIRARAAGHEVKVALTTLNEAFDRVAMHGTRATILRAQAKAAGLELMEVPLPWPCSNEVYEARMAKAVDALKALGVTEMISGDLFLEDVRDYRVAQLEGSGISPVFPLWGEDTTALATEIAAGFDTRIVTLDPSKLPEDFAGRRLDAALLSSLPESVDPCGENGEFHTCVLDAPCFAAPIPATRGETVTRDGFIYSDLVL; from the coding sequence ATGACAGCCGCCATCGGCTGGTCCTCCGGCAAGGATGCCTGCATGGCCCTGATCCGCGCCCGCGCGGCAGGCCATGAGGTAAAAGTGGCGCTGACCACGTTGAACGAAGCCTTCGACCGGGTGGCGATGCACGGCACCCGCGCCACCATTCTGCGCGCACAGGCCAAGGCCGCCGGTCTGGAGCTGATGGAAGTGCCCCTGCCCTGGCCCTGCTCCAATGAGGTGTACGAGGCGCGCATGGCCAAGGCGGTCGACGCGCTCAAGGCCCTTGGCGTGACCGAAATGATCTCCGGTGATCTCTTCCTTGAGGATGTCCGCGACTATCGCGTGGCGCAGCTTGAAGGCAGCGGCATCAGCCCGGTGTTCCCGCTATGGGGCGAGGATACCACCGCGCTCGCCACCGAAATCGCCGCAGGGTTCGACACACGAATTGTCACGCTGGACCCGTCCAAACTGCCCGAAGACTTCGCAGGCCGCCGCCTTGATGCCGCGCTGCTCTCCAGCCTGCCCGAAAGCGTGGACCCCTGCGGCGAGAACGGCGAGTTTCACACCTGCGTGCTCGACGCGCCCTGCTTTGCAGCGCCCATTCCCGCCACGCGCGGCGAAACCGTCACGCGCGATGGTTTCATCTATTCCGATCTGGTGCTGTAG